In a single window of the Desulfovibrio mangrovi genome:
- a CDS encoding PTS sugar transporter subunit IIA → MTESIKEVAPVGVVIVTHADYGSALLRAAEVILGTQDDCGTVSVDGTQEVAQTVARLKETVARVDKGRGVLILTDMFGGTPTNLSLSLLSSGNVEVLTGVNLPMLLKVFGCRKMDLHKLAEEAKTAGDKGIVVAGEVLRRKVKHG, encoded by the coding sequence ATGACTGAATCCATTAAAGAAGTTGCCCCTGTCGGCGTGGTTATCGTTACCCACGCTGATTACGGTTCCGCTCTGCTGCGTGCTGCGGAAGTCATTCTTGGTACGCAGGACGACTGCGGTACGGTGAGTGTTGACGGTACGCAGGAAGTTGCGCAGACCGTTGCCCGCCTCAAGGAAACCGTTGCCCGTGTAGACAAGGGCAGGGGAGTTCTCATTCTCACCGACATGTTTGGTGGCACCCCCACCAACCTGAGCCTTTCTCTGCTCAGTTCCGGCAATGTTGAAGTGCTTACGGGGGTGAACCTTCCCATGCTGCTCAAAGTGTTCGGTTGCCGGAAGATGGATCTGCATAAACTGGCGGAAGAAGCCAAGACTGCGGGCGACAAGGGAATTGTCGTGGCAGGCGAAGTGCTGCGCCGAAAGGTTAAACACGGGTAG
- a CDS encoding manganese-dependent inorganic pyrophosphatase, with translation MAILVMGHMNPDTDSIISAIAIADLLSKRGMEAKAVAQGEVTPESAFVLAKFGLTAPEVVTSVAGQKLWLVDTTDGAQLPADIKDAEVVGVADHHKLGDVTTSNPLEMWVWPVGCCGTVIKAMYDFYGVEVPKGIAGGLLCAILSDTVMFKSVTTTDADKKAVAELAAIAGVTDTTAVGMEMFKVKSAVDGASMESLVFRDYKDFDMNGNKVGIGQLEVVDLSMLDAVKDGLYAEIQKVKAAGRHSVFLLLTDIMKEGSEMLIVSDDPSVVGKAFGVEATGKSVWLDGVMSRKKQVVPNFEKAFKG, from the coding sequence ATGGCAATTCTCGTTATGGGTCATATGAACCCCGATACCGACTCTATCATTTCCGCTATCGCTATCGCTGACCTGCTCAGCAAGCGCGGCATGGAAGCCAAGGCTGTTGCTCAGGGCGAAGTGACCCCCGAGTCCGCTTTCGTTCTCGCAAAGTTCGGCCTGACCGCTCCCGAAGTTGTTACTTCCGTTGCCGGCCAGAAGCTGTGGCTCGTTGACACCACCGACGGTGCTCAGCTGCCCGCAGACATCAAGGACGCTGAAGTTGTTGGCGTTGCCGACCACCACAAGCTGGGTGACGTAACTACCTCCAACCCCCTCGAAATGTGGGTATGGCCCGTAGGCTGCTGCGGCACCGTTATCAAGGCCATGTACGACTTCTACGGTGTTGAAGTGCCCAAGGGCATCGCAGGCGGCCTGCTCTGCGCCATCCTGTCCGATACCGTTATGTTCAAGTCCGTTACCACCACCGATGCTGACAAGAAGGCTGTTGCCGAACTCGCAGCTATCGCCGGCGTAACCGACACCACCGCAGTGGGCATGGAAATGTTCAAGGTGAAGTCTGCTGTTGACGGCGCTTCCATGGAATCCCTCGTATTCCGTGACTACAAGGACTTCGACATGAACGGCAACAAGGTTGGCATCGGCCAGCTCGAAGTTGTTGACCTGTCCATGCTGGACGCAGTGAAGGACGGCCTGTACGCAGAAATCCAGAAGGTGAAGGCTGCTGGCCGTCACTCTGTATTCCTGCTCCTGACCGACATCATGAAGGAAGGCTCTGAAATGCTGATCGTTTCCGACGATCCTTCCGTAGTTGGTAAGGCCTTCGGCGTTGAAGCAACCGGCAAGAGCGTATGGCTCGACGGCGTTATGAGCCGTAAGAAGCAGGTTGTTCCCAACTTCGAAAAGGCTTTCAAGGGCTAA
- a CDS encoding PTS sugar transporter subunit IIB, whose protein sequence is MQWVRIDNRLIHGQVIETWLPYTRAKRLLVVNDEMAADDLQQQIASLAVPGRIKADFIHVHSLKDYATKHAGEMQDTLVLVANCGDARRILENGFSFSVLNIGNLHYSPGKKQLCAHVAVTEEDEACLRFFCKRSVELDFRCVPNEPVQVKGW, encoded by the coding sequence ATGCAGTGGGTTCGTATAGACAACAGGCTCATACACGGGCAAGTCATCGAAACCTGGCTGCCCTACACACGCGCAAAGCGCCTTCTGGTCGTCAATGATGAAATGGCGGCCGATGATTTGCAGCAGCAGATCGCCTCACTGGCTGTTCCCGGCCGCATCAAGGCAGATTTCATTCACGTGCACTCCCTCAAGGATTACGCAACAAAGCATGCTGGCGAGATGCAGGATACCCTGGTTCTCGTAGCTAATTGCGGTGATGCGAGGCGTATTCTCGAGAATGGTTTTTCCTTTTCTGTGCTGAATATCGGCAATCTTCATTATTCCCCGGGCAAGAAGCAGCTATGCGCTCATGTGGCCGTAACCGAGGAAGATGAGGCCTGTCTGCGCTTTTTCTGCAAACGCAGCGTTGAGCTGGACTTCCGATGTGTTCCCAATGAGCCGGTCCAAGTCAAGGGGTGGTAA
- a CDS encoding PTS sugar transporter subunit IIA codes for MKLGDYLDKEMILPELTASTKEEVLAELVAAVVKANPNLDSERVLAVLKERESLGTTGIGDGIAIPHGKLDTLDKIILVAGRSTSGVDFESLDFKLCNIFFLVLAPEQVAGVHLRILAQISRLLKDKEFRNAIMSASGVDELWQLLADA; via the coding sequence ATGAAACTGGGTGATTACCTGGATAAAGAAATGATTCTGCCCGAGCTGACCGCCAGCACCAAAGAGGAGGTGCTGGCGGAGCTCGTTGCGGCCGTGGTCAAGGCAAACCCGAATCTGGACAGTGAGCGTGTTCTCGCTGTTCTCAAGGAACGGGAAAGCCTCGGAACCACAGGCATAGGCGATGGCATTGCCATCCCGCACGGCAAGCTCGACACTCTGGACAAGATTATCCTCGTTGCTGGCCGCAGTACTTCCGGCGTGGACTTTGAATCGCTGGATTTCAAGCTCTGCAATATCTTCTTTCTTGTCCTTGCTCCGGAACAGGTGGCCGGAGTACATCTGCGCATTCTGGCTCAGATTTCCCGCCTGCTGAAGGACAAGGAATTCAGAAACGCCATTATGTCTGCCTCCGGCGTTGATGAACTCTGGCAGCTTCTTGCCGACGCCTGA
- the kdsA gene encoding 3-deoxy-8-phosphooctulonate synthase: protein MYAHLAKPLYDSFVSGPFVFAGPCALESFELALETAHAVKEAAAACGLTAVFKSSYDKANRTSLSSFRGPGMSKGLEWLARIKEETGLPVVTDIHEHEQAAPVAEVADILQIPAFLCRQTSLLQAAASTGRIINVKKGQFVAPWDMKPALDKLFATGNRCILLTERGASFGYNNLVVDFRSFPIMQSFGVPVVFDATHSVQLPGGQGGCSGGDRQYVPKLARAAVAAGVNGVFLECHPDPDKALCDGPNSWPLNKLAPLLKDLKTLWAVDYAC from the coding sequence ATGTACGCACACTTAGCTAAGCCATTATATGACTCTTTCGTTTCCGGCCCGTTTGTCTTTGCAGGACCTTGCGCTCTGGAAAGCTTTGAGCTGGCGTTGGAAACCGCCCATGCAGTAAAGGAAGCCGCGGCAGCCTGCGGACTCACCGCCGTATTCAAAAGTTCTTATGACAAGGCAAACCGGACATCTTTGAGCAGTTTCAGAGGTCCCGGCATGTCCAAGGGCCTTGAGTGGCTTGCCCGAATCAAGGAAGAGACTGGGCTGCCGGTCGTGACCGATATTCATGAGCACGAGCAGGCTGCTCCGGTGGCCGAAGTTGCCGACATCCTGCAGATTCCCGCCTTTCTCTGTCGCCAGACAAGTCTGTTGCAGGCAGCGGCCAGTACCGGACGCATAATTAATGTGAAAAAAGGGCAGTTTGTAGCTCCTTGGGATATGAAGCCCGCGCTGGACAAGCTTTTTGCTACCGGCAACCGTTGTATCCTTTTGACGGAGCGTGGAGCTTCCTTCGGCTACAACAATCTTGTGGTGGATTTCCGCTCTTTCCCCATTATGCAGTCCTTTGGGGTGCCCGTGGTGTTTGATGCAACGCATTCCGTGCAGTTGCCGGGAGGCCAGGGCGGTTGTTCCGGAGGCGACAGGCAGTATGTGCCCAAGCTTGCCCGTGCAGCAGTGGCTGCCGGTGTAAACGGCGTGTTCCTTGAATGTCATCCCGATCCGGACAAAGCGCTTTGCGACGGTCCCAACAGTTGGCCGCTGAACAAGCTGGCTCCTCTTTTGAAAGATCTTAAAACATTGTGGGCTGTTGATTATGCGTGCTGA
- a CDS encoding KdsC family phosphatase, giving the protein MRAEQLAKEIKVIVLDCDGVLTDGGLYYDAEGKVTKRFNVQDGLGIKVVQKVGIPVAVITGLESDAVKARITTLGIDDYFSGFLDKMDCLEIIRSKYGITMQNIAYVGDDWVDLGPMRAVGLPIAVANAQPETKDVARFVTQSRGGDGAVREVIRFILKAQGKLEQAMSRWNV; this is encoded by the coding sequence ATGCGTGCTGAGCAACTTGCCAAGGAAATCAAGGTCATCGTGCTTGACTGCGACGGCGTGCTCACGGATGGCGGCCTGTATTACGATGCTGAAGGAAAGGTAACCAAGCGTTTCAATGTGCAGGACGGCCTTGGCATCAAGGTGGTGCAGAAGGTGGGCATTCCTGTTGCCGTCATTACCGGTCTGGAATCCGATGCCGTTAAGGCTCGTATTACCACGCTGGGTATCGACGATTATTTTTCCGGTTTTCTCGACAAGATGGACTGTCTTGAGATCATCCGTTCCAAGTACGGCATCACCATGCAGAATATCGCATATGTCGGAGACGACTGGGTTGACCTTGGTCCTATGCGCGCCGTTGGTCTGCCCATTGCTGTAGCCAACGCGCAGCCGGAAACCAAGGATGTTGCCCGTTTTGTCACACAGTCCCGTGGTGGTGACGGTGCCGTGCGTGAGGTTATCCGCTTTATTCTCAAGGCGCAGGGCAAGCTTGAGCAGGCCATGAGCCGCTGGAACGTATAG
- the rapZ gene encoding RNase adapter RapZ, with protein sequence MDSTSPSFPVLVVTGLSGGGKSTVLKVFEDLRYYTIDGLPVSLAMQLVSILDERSLAKYRGLVLGMDLRHFEFDSGFHAILQAMRDKGVAPAIIFMEARPDVIVRRYKETRRPHPLESGGLGLEQAMETERKLLEPVRAMADLVIDTSDYSIHDIRRVIQQKWTIIEGNRRSMRVHLLTFGFKYGTPAEADMVFDLRFLPNPHHEPDLRPLSGKDPVISKYVLGSGVGKEYLERLTEFLHFTLTQMESEGRYRATVAIGCTGGRHRSVAAAEALFEALKNFDFAVSIEHRHMELV encoded by the coding sequence ATGGACTCTACTTCTCCGTCATTTCCCGTCCTTGTCGTCACCGGGTTGTCCGGTGGCGGCAAGAGTACCGTTCTCAAGGTCTTCGAGGATCTGCGTTACTATACGATTGACGGACTCCCCGTATCCCTCGCCATGCAGTTGGTCTCCATTCTTGATGAACGGAGTCTGGCCAAGTATCGTGGTCTGGTGCTGGGAATGGACCTGCGCCATTTCGAGTTCGACAGCGGTTTTCATGCCATTCTGCAGGCAATGCGGGACAAGGGGGTGGCTCCTGCGATCATATTCATGGAAGCACGGCCCGACGTAATAGTCCGTCGTTACAAGGAAACACGTCGTCCGCATCCTCTTGAGAGCGGCGGACTGGGCCTTGAACAAGCCATGGAGACTGAACGTAAGCTGCTTGAGCCGGTCCGCGCCATGGCCGATCTTGTAATCGATACTTCCGATTATTCCATTCATGATATAAGGCGGGTCATCCAGCAGAAATGGACCATTATCGAGGGCAACAGGCGCAGCATGCGCGTGCATTTGTTGACCTTCGGCTTCAAGTACGGCACACCTGCCGAGGCCGATATGGTGTTCGACCTGCGTTTTCTGCCTAACCCTCATCATGAACCGGATCTTCGGCCCCTTTCCGGAAAAGACCCCGTCATATCAAAGTATGTGCTCGGTTCCGGCGTGGGGAAGGAATATCTGGAGCGTCTGACAGAATTCCTGCACTTCACGTTGACGCAGATGGAGTCTGAAGGGCGTTACCGCGCCACAGTCGCCATTGGCTGCACGGGGGGCAGGCACCGGTCGGTCGCCGCAGCTGAAGCCCTTTTTGAGGCTTTGAAAAACTTTGATTTTGCTGTATCCATTGAGCACCGGCATATGGAGCTGGTCTAG
- the hpf gene encoding ribosome hibernation-promoting factor, HPF/YfiA family encodes MNIAFTFKNFEPSDHLKKYARRRFEKLGKFLQPHGKSEMQVGMSVDNYRHRIDVTLVADNLNLSANEKSEDMYATVDLVFDKLSSQVKKHVEKGKDHRRGAEMALREDIFSYADTGAGRERTIVGTDRFTPKPMGIDEAALQLDSLDYEFLVFLNAETERVNVIYRRENGDFGLIDPTF; translated from the coding sequence ATGAACATCGCATTCACATTCAAGAACTTCGAGCCTTCCGATCATCTGAAGAAGTATGCCCGCCGTCGTTTTGAAAAGCTTGGCAAGTTCCTGCAGCCGCACGGTAAGTCGGAAATGCAGGTGGGAATGAGCGTTGACAATTACCGTCACAGAATTGATGTGACGCTGGTTGCCGACAACCTGAACCTCTCTGCCAATGAGAAGTCTGAAGATATGTATGCAACGGTTGACCTGGTCTTTGACAAGCTCTCTTCCCAGGTGAAGAAGCATGTGGAGAAGGGCAAGGATCACCGTCGCGGTGCAGAGATGGCTCTGCGTGAAGACATCTTCAGCTATGCTGATACCGGTGCCGGTCGCGAACGTACCATTGTCGGTACTGACCGCTTTACCCCCAAGCCGATGGGGATTGACGAAGCCGCTCTGCAGCTCGACTCCCTGGACTATGAGTTCCTTGTGTTCCTGAATGCCGAGACGGAGCGCGTAAACGTCATCTACCGTCGTGAAAACGGAGACTTCGGTCTCATTGATCCGACCTTCTAG
- the rpoN gene encoding RNA polymerase factor sigma-54, with product MALELRQQLKLSQQLVMTPQLQQAIKLLQLSRLELMETVQQELLENPFLEEASEALTPADATEKPELRSETAEAYDKELASNADWEDYLGDFSSTTRQVASRETEIPEEGTSFEARLSSRPSLDGHLSWQLTLSNITERQHTIGEIIIGNIGSNGYLHASLQEMAEMAGPDVETAEVEEMLRRIQRFDPVGVAARTPQECLLVQIEVLGYDRDPVLVEIVRDHLEDLEKRRYKPLCRKFRINMDDLREYLELIQTLDPMPGASFGSSEPQYVAPDVFVHKYDGEFVIILNEEGLPSLQLSDIVDTLPVVTGSDKDYFQEKMRSASWLIKSLHQRQRTLYKVMESIVKYQRGFFEEGVTALKPLILKDIADDIGMHESTVSRITTSKYVATPHGIFELKFFFNSAIGMDDGSSVGSESVKALIKQLIGDENPKRPLSDERIGEILKEKLQLNIARRTVAKYRTAMDIPSSSKRKSAF from the coding sequence ATGGCACTTGAACTACGTCAGCAACTGAAGCTCTCTCAGCAACTCGTAATGACGCCGCAATTGCAGCAGGCGATCAAGCTGTTGCAGTTGTCCCGTCTTGAGCTCATGGAGACCGTGCAGCAGGAGTTGCTGGAGAATCCGTTTCTCGAAGAAGCTTCCGAAGCCCTCACACCGGCGGATGCCACGGAAAAGCCTGAGCTGCGTTCCGAGACCGCCGAAGCCTATGACAAGGAACTCGCCTCCAATGCCGACTGGGAAGACTATCTGGGAGACTTTTCCAGTACGACCAGACAGGTTGCTTCCCGCGAGACCGAAATTCCCGAGGAAGGCACCTCCTTCGAGGCCCGCTTGTCTTCCCGCCCGTCTCTGGACGGCCATCTTTCCTGGCAGCTCACACTCTCCAATATAACCGAACGCCAGCACACCATAGGCGAGATCATTATCGGCAACATCGGTTCCAACGGCTATCTGCATGCCTCTCTTCAGGAAATGGCGGAGATGGCAGGGCCCGATGTCGAAACGGCGGAAGTGGAAGAGATGTTGCGCCGCATTCAGCGCTTCGATCCAGTCGGCGTTGCCGCACGCACGCCTCAGGAATGTCTGCTGGTGCAGATTGAAGTGCTGGGCTACGACCGCGACCCCGTACTGGTGGAAATCGTCCGGGATCACCTTGAGGATCTGGAGAAGCGCCGCTACAAGCCGCTGTGTCGCAAGTTCCGTATCAACATGGATGATCTTCGGGAGTATCTTGAACTCATCCAGACCCTTGATCCCATGCCGGGTGCCAGTTTCGGCAGCAGCGAACCTCAGTATGTGGCACCGGATGTATTCGTGCACAAATATGACGGAGAGTTCGTCATCATTCTCAACGAAGAAGGTCTGCCAAGTCTGCAACTTTCTGATATAGTTGATACTCTTCCTGTGGTGACAGGATCTGACAAGGATTATTTCCAGGAGAAGATGCGTTCTGCTTCATGGCTCATCAAGAGCCTGCATCAGCGCCAGCGCACGCTCTACAAGGTTATGGAGAGTATCGTAAAATATCAGCGCGGCTTCTTCGAGGAAGGTGTAACCGCACTCAAGCCTTTGATTCTCAAGGATATCGCTGACGATATCGGTATGCATGAATCCACGGTCAGCCGTATTACCACCAGTAAATACGTGGCGACCCCGCACGGAATTTTCGAGCTGAAGTTCTTCTTCAACAGCGCCATCGGTATGGATGATGGCAGCTCCGTAGGCTCTGAGAGCGTTAAGGCCCTCATTAAGCAGCTTATTGGCGACGAAAATCCCAAACGTCCGCTCAGCGATGAGCGCATCGGTGAAATTCTCAAAGAAAAATTGCAATTGAATATTGCCCGAAGAACCGTTGCGAAGTATCGTACAGCTATGGACATCCCTTCATCGTCCAAGCGGAAGTCCGCTTTTTAA
- a CDS encoding LptA/OstA family protein gives MFRTSRLLIAMCLVALFVATGSAAYAEEMVPIKVTSDKLNYDASGQKVTFEGNVHVTHPDAQLWSKKITILLTPKDNKPKEKKEDDGAAMDPGQIDKIIAEGTVKVVMTDGKTGDCEKATYNLGTGVLIMEGSPVLRDGANSIQGETINFYVKENKSEVLGSSALPVEALFSAPKRVKK, from the coding sequence ATGTTTCGAACTAGTCGTTTACTCATTGCCATGTGTCTTGTGGCTCTTTTTGTTGCTACCGGGAGCGCTGCGTACGCCGAAGAGATGGTACCCATAAAGGTTACCTCCGATAAGCTTAACTATGATGCATCTGGCCAGAAAGTGACCTTTGAAGGCAATGTGCATGTGACGCATCCTGACGCCCAACTCTGGTCCAAGAAAATCACCATCCTGCTTACTCCCAAAGACAACAAGCCCAAAGAAAAGAAAGAAGATGACGGAGCCGCCATGGATCCCGGCCAGATCGACAAGATCATTGCCGAAGGTACCGTCAAGGTTGTCATGACCGACGGCAAGACCGGTGACTGCGAGAAGGCGACGTACAACCTCGGCACCGGAGTTCTGATCATGGAGGGCTCACCCGTGCTGAGAGATGGCGCCAACAGCATTCAGGGCGAGACCATCAATTTTTATGTGAAGGAAAACAAGAGCGAAGTTCTTGGCTCTTCCGCACTTCCTGTAGAAGCCCTTTTCTCCGCTCCCAAGCGCGTTAAGAAGTAG
- the lptC gene encoding LPS export ABC transporter periplasmic protein LptC — protein MRIRYLLIGAAVLAIAGVVAMNLVSEKVVHEVRMAVQQNQQGPEGVVDLTLKGVELLQGEHGEELWHLEAQGAWYDQKEGVIQVSHPVITYFLKPDKQELVVRSVRGVVNQTAKIARLWEDVEIERNGGYIRSSLMIYNGTSHTLHIPGVARFDGPDLFGNATNVTWHLNENFVQAEQDVSVEMRIRQRLDDLVEGENKDVSN, from the coding sequence ATGCGCATTCGCTATCTGTTGATCGGGGCAGCGGTGCTCGCTATTGCCGGTGTGGTTGCCATGAATCTGGTCTCGGAAAAGGTGGTGCACGAAGTACGTATGGCTGTGCAGCAGAACCAGCAGGGACCTGAAGGCGTGGTGGACCTTACCCTGAAAGGGGTGGAACTCCTCCAGGGGGAACACGGCGAAGAGTTGTGGCACCTTGAGGCTCAGGGGGCATGGTACGACCAGAAGGAAGGTGTTATTCAGGTCTCCCATCCGGTCATTACCTATTTCCTCAAGCCTGATAAGCAGGAGCTTGTGGTCCGTTCCGTTCGAGGCGTGGTCAATCAGACAGCCAAGATTGCCCGTCTGTGGGAAGATGTTGAAATCGAACGTAATGGCGGATACATCCGTAGCAGTCTGATGATCTATAACGGCACCAGTCACACATTGCATATTCCCGGTGTTGCCCGTTTTGACGGGCCGGATCTGTTCGGCAATGCCACCAACGTGACTTGGCACCTCAATGAAAACTTCGTGCAGGCGGAACAGGATGTCTCAGTCGAAATGCGCATCCGCCAGCGTCTGGATGATTTGGTGGAAGGAGAAAACAAGGATGTTTCGAACTAG
- a CDS encoding PTS sugar transporter subunit IIC gives MGSSPRFFFAFSSVLRFALNFGFLERPLAAGFLWGVATGEWALAIHVAIFFELIWLDLFPAGTYIPPNAVASMLLTLGVSRYFNIQDASLLAFPMLVSLPAALLASRIEYWQRKMQNAGYNRLIQWGRKDVEDSEPGRILFRSLLQSFVMHVAFFCLCQLVLIGTIRGLSWYLGHLPVINGVEWLHLWFVAGLGGVMSLRVRRSYFVFALGLVSIVLIGIA, from the coding sequence CTGGGTAGCTCCCCTCGCTTTTTTTTTGCCTTCTCGTCTGTTCTGCGATTTGCGCTGAATTTTGGCTTTCTGGAGCGCCCGCTCGCTGCCGGCTTCCTGTGGGGAGTCGCAACAGGAGAATGGGCGCTGGCCATTCACGTTGCCATTTTCTTTGAGCTCATCTGGCTCGACCTGTTCCCCGCCGGTACGTACATTCCCCCCAATGCTGTAGCCTCAATGCTGCTTACTCTGGGTGTTTCTCGCTACTTCAATATTCAGGACGCCTCGCTGCTTGCTTTTCCCATGCTTGTCAGCCTGCCTGCCGCATTGCTTGCATCACGTATTGAATACTGGCAGCGCAAAATGCAGAACGCCGGGTACAACCGGCTTATCCAGTGGGGCAGAAAAGATGTGGAGGACAGCGAGCCGGGCCGGATTCTTTTCCGCTCACTCCTGCAATCCTTTGTCATGCATGTGGCGTTCTTCTGTCTCTGTCAGCTTGTGCTTATTGGCACGATCAGAGGTTTGTCCTGGTATCTTGGTCACCTGCCGGTAATTAATGGGGTGGAGTGGCTGCATCTCTGGTTCGTTGCAGGGCTTGGCGGCGTCATGTCTCTTCGTGTCCGACGTTCCTACTTCGTATTCGCGCTCGGCCTTGTCTCCATTGTCCTGATCGGCATTGCCTGA
- the lptB gene encoding LPS export ABC transporter ATP-binding protein, translating to MSVLEAESLHKQYGKREVVRGISLSMKQGEVVGLLGPNGAGKTTTFYMLIGMVKPTSGIVRYDGSEITDWPLHERARVGLSYLPQESSVFRKLTVRQNLELILEHTDMPKSVQRKRADTLLEEFRITHIADSMAMHLSGGERRRLEIARALIRKPRFILLDEPFAGIDPLAVDDIQAIIRGLSNRGIGVLISDHNVRETLNICDRAYLVFEGQIILNGTPAQIVNDPKARRVYLGEGFSL from the coding sequence ATGTCGGTTCTTGAAGCTGAATCTCTCCATAAGCAATACGGCAAGCGTGAAGTTGTTCGTGGTATTTCCCTGAGTATGAAGCAGGGCGAGGTGGTAGGCCTGCTTGGACCCAACGGGGCAGGCAAGACAACGACCTTCTATATGCTCATCGGCATGGTCAAACCCACAAGCGGTATTGTCCGCTACGATGGCAGCGAAATCACGGACTGGCCCCTGCACGAACGTGCCCGTGTCGGTCTGAGTTATCTTCCGCAGGAAAGCTCCGTATTCCGCAAGCTGACAGTTCGTCAGAATCTGGAGCTCATTCTGGAGCATACCGATATGCCCAAATCCGTCCAGCGGAAGAGGGCGGATACATTGCTTGAAGAGTTCCGCATTACCCACATTGCAGACTCCATGGCCATGCATCTTTCCGGCGGTGAGCGTCGTCGTCTGGAAATAGCCCGTGCCCTGATCCGCAAGCCGCGCTTTATCCTGCTGGATGAACCCTTTGCCGGTATCGATCCTCTTGCTGTAGACGATATTCAGGCTATCATTCGGGGGTTGAGCAACCGGGGTATAGGTGTCCTTATTTCTGACCACAACGTGCGTGAAACGTTGAATATCTGTGACCGTGCATATCTTGTGTTCGAGGGGCAGATCATCCTCAACGGCACTCCTGCGCAGATAGTGAACGATCCCAAGGCCAGACGCGTCTATCTTGGTGAAGGATTCAGCCTGTAA
- a CDS encoding tRNA nucleotidyltransferase, translated as MHTTGMEEYLVGGAVRDILLGRTPHEYDYAFADTVEGFICRNPSARKAGNDFSICILHGLEHAPLRGKSIHEDLLLRDFTINALALDPNGKLYAHPQAFADMRNRTLRATNPTALQDDPIRVFRAARFAADLPEFTIHPDLLQQMRDIGSSGILDQMTPERVAGELFKALHTSMPGTFIRVLQEANCLSPWFKELQGAADVPAGPLPYHRESVLVHTAQVMDQCAGDPTAVYMALCHDLGKTKTPAEVLPHHYKHEHRGEEEAWALGTRLKLSNRLMRAGMVAARQHMKCGAYPSLKAGTRVDLLMEINKHSLLESFCRLIKADCGVDHSDTMSKDREVILNVVLPDELRNKGPESGIRLREMRCVALSRIRR; from the coding sequence ATGCATACTACCGGAATGGAAGAATATTTAGTGGGCGGAGCTGTCAGGGATATACTGCTCGGGCGCACTCCGCACGAATATGATTATGCCTTCGCGGACACCGTGGAAGGGTTTATATGCCGCAATCCCTCGGCACGCAAGGCTGGAAATGATTTTTCAATCTGCATACTTCATGGCCTTGAACATGCCCCACTACGTGGAAAGTCTATCCACGAAGACCTGTTGTTGCGGGATTTTACAATCAACGCCCTTGCGCTTGATCCAAACGGCAAACTCTATGCTCATCCTCAGGCATTTGCGGATATGCGCAACCGAACACTGAGGGCAACCAATCCGACCGCACTACAGGATGATCCCATACGTGTTTTCAGAGCTGCCCGCTTTGCTGCAGACCTCCCGGAATTCACCATCCACCCGGATCTGCTGCAACAAATGCGCGACATCGGCTCTTCCGGCATCCTTGACCAGATGACACCGGAACGTGTGGCAGGCGAACTATTCAAGGCCCTGCACACTTCCATGCCCGGCACATTCATTCGAGTCCTGCAGGAGGCAAACTGCCTGAGCCCATGGTTCAAGGAACTGCAAGGCGCGGCCGATGTTCCGGCAGGCCCCCTACCCTATCATCGGGAGAGCGTGCTGGTCCACACGGCGCAGGTCATGGATCAATGTGCGGGCGACCCAACAGCCGTTTACATGGCTCTCTGTCATGATTTGGGTAAAACAAAGACTCCGGCAGAAGTGCTTCCTCATCATTATAAGCATGAACACCGGGGAGAGGAAGAGGCATGGGCACTTGGAACTCGCCTAAAGCTTTCCAACAGACTCATGCGGGCGGGCATGGTTGCCGCTCGGCAACATATGAAATGCGGAGCATACCCGTCGTTAAAAGCTGGCACACGCGTGGACCTGCTCATGGAAATCAACAAGCACAGCCTGCTGGAATCATTTTGCCGACTGATCAAGGCTGACTGCGGCGTTGACCATTCTGACACCATGAGTAAGGACCGGGAGGTAATCCTTAATGTCGTTCTGCCGGATGAGCTTCGGAACAAGGGGCCGGAATCAGGCATACGGCTTCGCGAAATGCGTTGCGTTGCCTTGAGCCGAATCCGGCGATAA